In one Apostichopus japonicus isolate 1M-3 chromosome 18, ASM3797524v1, whole genome shotgun sequence genomic region, the following are encoded:
- the LOC139959070 gene encoding uncharacterized protein, which translates to MLLCVIGNSKRSLFLSLLLLTELLLMSLFCMYVLKHVSIEQINSFTRNKEMSGPNGSSYEDIQDGAVKETKPPAGVVQLMTSCPDGWPLEVVSRDEKGSPLMQVCRSVKQDGNWRCAEGWQKLEKEMTCVPKQNNPHSNELPRDLVKQPKYAPLSDERKLLFIHIPKAGGTSLETSFLFDDRRRALGGVYLGGHSKIKDFDQEFFRSYHKFCIIRHPCSRLISTWSDYSQNLGNRGDALWTQTFMSEASKSSFDWFVEKTLYPGGQVRVNNQVHLQPQVGMIFDDNGNLALNQVLVFENWNESINELGRRINTDVSSLKKTHKLSSKHKSCPEMYTPKTWQKMIELYAMDFCVLGYSTNLTEVDKYPSLNDQNYELTQRYKTCTVKLELKLNNTIQAKHIDSLNKSDLHKSVQEEGECTIYTYYQPIKGQAVDELSAAEVTLKAWKSAWSDAGWRPRVLSEDDARKHPEYISLRTRFERLPTINVKEYEMSCFIRHVAMAAVGGGWMSDYDVLPFDLPKCTKPFNRGEFTAYNLYTPSLVSANSSEYTRVANLMADINWRDSPEVFSYLGQFHVSDMHVLKKLFQDRKIKTMRVVMEAKVIFKTPFNCDLLLNNRATTNDTPKHMWAVHYSHESLRIIRKANMSSLWPGSSWNSKSFNEGIEDKRGKFMADSINYLRETCMTDAEIVLA; encoded by the exons ATGTTACTTTGCGTCATCGGTAATTCAAAACGTTCgttgtttctttcattactaCTGTTAACGGAACTGTTACTCATGTCGttgttttgtatgtatgttCTGAAACATGTATCGATTGAACAAATCAATAGTTTTACGAGAAATAAGGAAATGAGCGGGCCTAACGGAAGCTCCTATGAAGACATACAAG ATGGAGCAGTTAAGGAAACGAAGCCGCCAGCCGGTGTCGTCCAACTTATGACAAGTTGCCCAGACGGTTGGCCTTTAGAGGTTGTGAGTCGAGATGAAAAAGGTTCACCGTTAATGCAAGTTTGCAGAAGTGTAAAACAAGACGGTAACTGGCGATGTGCTGAAGGTTGGCAGAAATTGGAAAAGGAGATGACATGTGTTCCAAAACAGAACAATCCCCATAGCAACGAATTACCTCGCGATCTCGTGAAGCAGCCAAAATACGCGCCATTATCAGACGAACGTAAGTTACTTTTTATACACATTCCAAAAGCTGGAGGAACATCTCTGGAAACTTCATTTCTTTTCGACGACAGACGGAGAGCTCTCGGAGGTGTGTACCTTGGTGGTCATTCTAAAATAAAAGACTTCGATCAGGAATTCTTCCGGAGTTACCATAAATTTTGCATCATCCGCCACCCATGTTCTCGATTAATATCGACATGGAGTGACTATTCTCAAAACTTGGGAAATCGTGGTGATGCCCTTTGGACACAAACATTCATGAGCGAAGCATCAAAGTCATCTTTTGATTGGTTTGTCGAAAAGACTCTGTATCCCGGGGGACAAGTTCGCGTCAATAATCAGGTTCATCTTCAACCACAGGTCGGTATGATATTTGACGACAATGGTAACCTCGCTTTGAATCAAGTACTAGTGTTTGAAAATTGGAATGAGAGTATCAACGAGCTCGGTAGACGGATAAACACTGACGTGAGTTCTCTTAAAAAGACTCATAAATTATCGAGTAAACATAAGAGTTGTCCCGAGATGTACACGCCCAAGACTTGGCAGAAAATGATCGAGTTATACGCTATGGACTTTTGTGTGCTCGGGTATTCAACCAATTTAACTGAAGTTGACAAATATCCATCTTTGAATGATCAAAACTACGAATTAACTCAACGTTACAAAACTTGTACTGTGAAATTGGAATTAAAACTGAACAATACAATACAGGCGAAACATATCGATTCACTAAACAAATCAGATTTACATAAGTCAGTGCAAGAGGAAGGCGAGTGCACTATCTACACATATTATCAACCAATAAAAGGTCAAGCCGTGGATGAACTCAGCGCAGCAGAAGTCACTCTTAAAGCGTGGAAATCTGCGTGGTCGGACGCTGGTTGGCGTCCTCGAGTGTTATCGGAGGATGACGCTCGGAAACATCCGGAATATATATCTCTACGCACCAGGTTTGAACGattaccaacgataaatgtaaAAGAGTATGAAATGTCTTGTTTTATTAGACACGTTGCCATGGCAGCAGTTGGCGGCGGATGGATGTCTGATTACGATGTTTTACCATTTGATTTACCTAAATGTACCAAACCATTCAACCGTGGCGAATTCACCGCGTATAATCTATACACACCTAGCCTCGTCTCGGCAAACAGTTCTGAGTATACACGTGTTGCGAACTTGATGGCTGATATCAATTGGCGCGACAGTCCCGAGGTCTTCTCCTACCTGGGACAATTTCACGTTTCCGATATGCACGTATTGAAAAAGTTGTTCCAAGACAGGAAGATAAAGACCATGAGGGTCGTAATGGAGGCCAAAGTAATTTTCAAAACTCCCTTTAACTGTGACCTATTGCTAAATAACAGGGCCACCACGAATGACACGCCAAAACATATGTGGGCGGTGCATTATTCCCATGAATCTTTAAGAATAATTCGAAAAGCTAACATGTCTTCCCTCTGGCCAGGATCATCTTGGAATAGCAAAAGTTTTAATGAAGGAATTGAAGATAAAAGAGGGAAATTTATGGCAGATTCTATCAATTATCTTAGAGAAACGTGCATGACAGATGCGGAAATTGTGCTCGCTTAA